Genomic DNA from Gaiella occulta:
TGCGGGTACCGCAACGGAAGCGCAAGCGGCAGCGGGTCGGCGAGGCGACCGTGCCGGGCAAGAGGTTGCGGGCCGAGCGCCCGAATCACGTGTGGGCGCTCGACTACCAGTTCGACACGACCGTCGACGGCCGCACCGTGAAGCTGCTGCACGTCGTCGACGAGCACACCCGAGAAGCACTCGCGATCGAGGTCGCCAGGTCGATCGACGCCGACCACACCGTCAGGGTGCTCGACCGGATCGTCGCAACAGGACGCCGGCCCGAGTTGCTGCGCTCCGACAACGGCCCCGAGTTGACAGCGAACGCGCTGCGCGACTGGTGCCGCCTCGGCGGCAGCGGCCAGGCGTTCATCGAGCCCGGCTCCCCCTGGGAGAACCCGTTCGTCGAATCGTTTGGCTCACGTGTCCGGGACGAGGTCCTTTCGGTCGAGGCCTTCGGCTCACTTGCTGAAGCAGCCGTCGTGCTTGAGGATTGGAGAAAGATCTACAACACCCAACGGCCGCACGGCAGCCTCGGCTGGAAGACCCCGGCCGCCTACGCCGCAAGCTGGAGACCAAACTGACAACGCGACTCTCATAACGACCGGACCTACAAACGGGGGCCTGCCACGCAGATTCGGCGCATGTTGGAACGCACCTGTAGCTACACGAACGCGATGATGTACCCGGATCTCCCTGGATTTACGCGCCATGCGTTCGAGACCCCCGCGAGCGCTGCCTCCTGAGAGGCTTGCGACGGAGCGAGGCGGCGGAGAGTAAAAGACGGGAGCGACGGGACTCGAACCCGCGACCTCCGGCGTGACAGAACATTCGAGGCCTTCAACGCACTTTCCTTAGTTCCATGAATAGCCCTGATATGCTGGGTTTTTGCCATGGACCGATACCCGAGCTACCCGATGATTCCGGAGGTTCTCCGCATGACTGACCCCATCCACACCCCATTAGGAATTGCTTCAAGGGACATATGTATCGAGCCGATAAGGAGAGGCGATGCGACGGACCCCACCACTTGAGATGATCCCGATCTACGAACCTCCCCACGGCCAGATCTCGGACATCATTCCTGCACATGGTTGGTGTGCTGTGAACGACGGAGTCCACACACCGCTCGTTGCTTGGGCACTAATCCGCTCCTCATCCGATGCGGCCAGTCTTGTGCCATTTACGAGCCTGTTCGATGAGCCGGAAGGGATATCTCGTGACTACCAAGATTTGGGGGCGACAGTCCTCGAAACCTTTGAGCCCGCTGACGATCTCGTATTTATGTGCGGCTCTCGCTGCAAGCACTATCGGGATGACTATCCGTCTCGTTCAGGGAACCACACTCTCCTGAACTGGAATGTGATCAAGGTGATACCTGCGCCCGGTTGGTGTGCGGTGTCGGTGAATGAAGAAGCCAGCGTGCACTCGCCACTAGCCGCTTGGGCTCTCATAGAGGAACTCCAAGGCAAGCCCAAGGACCGCTGGCGAGGGGTTGTGGGTCTCGACGGAGACGGCTACATGACCGGCCCTTTGGTGGACTGCAAGTTCGTACGCTACTCAGAATGCGGTTCGTCAAGTGTCACCAAATCCCACCTTGAGTGGACTGAAGTTCCATGAGCGAAATCAACCCACCTGAGCGTCCCAAGCCGGTCGAAGTGATGATCGAACACGGCCGCTTCTTGCCTGAAATTCTTGCGGAGAGTTGGTCGCTCCATAACCCTGAGTGGACGTTCTCCGACGGTATTTCACGGTTGATCAAGAGCGACATTGACATGTACGTGTTCGTGGATCGAATGCGCTTGATGATTGACAATCTCATCCTCCGCCTCGAAGGCTCGGACGAAAGACTTGCCGAACACCACGACGCCCTAGGGGTTGCTCATGACCCCTGCCCGATCTGTACTGCGCTTCGGGAACGCAACAATCGGCGCGCCGAACTGCTTTATGGACAGGTGAGCATCTACGCCTCGCTCGCGCTTGCCGTCGCGGAGTATCGGTTCCAGTTTG
This window encodes:
- a CDS encoding IS3 family transposase, producing the protein MSPSRRREAVSMLIERLGVSERRACQISGQHRSTQRHQPLRGRDRDDALRARLRRLSAEHPRWGYRLAWGAVREEGWAVNRKKIQRLWREEGLRVPQRKRKRQRVGEATVPGKRLRAERPNHVWALDYQFDTTVDGRTVKLLHVVDEHTREALAIEVARSIDADHTVRVLDRIVATGRRPELLRSDNGPELTANALRDWCRLGGSGQAFIEPGSPWENPFVESFGSRVRDEVLSVEAFGSLAEAAVVLEDWRKIYNTQRPHGSLGWKTPAAYAASWRPN